CTTGGTTGGCTTGTGGCCGCAGGCGGGGCCATGTTGCTCGCCGTGGTTTTTGGCAACCTGGGTCGATACGCGCCTGATGCAACCGGGGGGCCGTATGCTTACACAAAAATTAGCCTCGGCGAATTTCCAGCCTTTCTTGTAGCCTGGGGGTATTGGATTTCTATCTGGTCTACCAATGCAGCCATTACGGTAGCGTTGGTCGGATACCTGGCCGTTTTCTTTCCCGTGCTGTCAATCAATCCGATGGCGGCAATCCTGACCGGGTTGTGTTTTATCTGGTTGATTACCTGGGTGAACACGAAGTCCCTGCAAACCGTTGGCGTGGTGCAACTGACTACCACCGTGCTCAAGGTTGTCCCCATCTTTCTGATTGGCCTGTTGGGGCTTTTCTACTTGAAAGGCGCCGGCACATTTCCAGTGTTTAACCTCTCCGGCGAGTCAAATATTTCTGCGCTTACCGCGACAGTCACCCTTACCTTTTTTGCTTTTCTGGGGGTTGAAAGCGCCACAATTCCAAGCGCTAATATTAAAGATGCGGCGCGCACTGTTAAAAAAGCGACGGTTGTGGGTACCGTAGTTGCCATCGTTGCCTATGTGCTGAGTTCAGCCGTGATCATGGCGCTGATTCCGGCTGAAACACTTGCTAATTCCAGCGCGCCTTTTGCTGATGCAGCAGCGGTAATGTGGGGAGAATCAGCGCGAAAACTCGTTGCGTTAGGTGCAGTTATTTCCACGCTGGGCGCGCTAAATGGCTGGATCCTGATTCAAGGCCAAATCCCAATGGCAGCAGCAACTGACAAGTTATTCCCCAAAGTTTTTGGCAAACAAAACAAGTCAGGGGCGCCGGCTGTCGGGATTGTGTTATCCAGCATACTGGTTTCTGTGTTGATGATGACCAACTACCACAAAAGCCTGGTCGAAGCATTTACATTTATGATGCTGCTCTCAACACTTTCTGTACTCACACCATACTTGTTCTCTATTGCCAGTTACGGACTCATGGTGTTTGAAAAAGAGGAGGAAGGTAAAAAAGGCAAACTTATCGTAGCGTTACTGGCGTTCTGTTTTTCAATGTGGATTGTCATCGGATGCGGCCACGAAGTGGTATTTTTGGGCTTCATCCTGCTGATGATGGGCATCCCTTTTTATGTCTGGCTGAGACGGACATGATCCCTTTTCGCTAGTGATCTACACACCGTAAATGCACCCCTAACTAAAGTCTAACCTATGGGGCAAGATTCTCTGGTATGATACAAAAAACCTTCTACCTGTAACCTGTAACGTTCAACCACACATGCAATACATTGTAGATCCTGACATTACCCGAGCTGAGACTTTAC
This sequence is a window from Bacteroidota bacterium. Protein-coding genes within it:
- a CDS encoding amino acid permease, whose amino-acid sequence is MADKKIGFWPSTALVVGNMIGSGIFLLPASLALYGGISLLGWLVAAGGAMLLAVVFGNLGRYAPDATGGPYAYTKISLGEFPAFLVAWGYWISIWSTNAAITVALVGYLAVFFPVLSINPMAAILTGLCFIWLITWVNTKSLQTVGVVQLTTTVLKVVPIFLIGLLGLFYLKGAGTFPVFNLSGESNISALTATVTLTFFAFLGVESATIPSANIKDAARTVKKATVVGTVVAIVAYVLSSAVIMALIPAETLANSSAPFADAAAVMWGESARKLVALGAVISTLGALNGWILIQGQIPMAAATDKLFPKVFGKQNKSGAPAVGIVLSSILVSVLMMTNYHKSLVEAFTFMMLLSTLSVLTPYLFSIASYGLMVFEKEEEGKKGKLIVALLAFCFSMWIVIGCGHEVVFLGFILLMMGIPFYVWLRRT